One window of Dehalobacterium formicoaceticum genomic DNA carries:
- a CDS encoding MFS transporter, which translates to MEQKIGNKRWLVIALLVICYTFMYFGRSAVSIAGPAMMESNNWNATQFGLVSTAFFIGYAMTMLPAGALADRFGATKVIVAGTLFWSIFTFFSPFGGTIGAFMFIRVLVGMGQGVTLPSASSLVSKWVPKKEAGLAQGLTLVGVPLGTALTMLVGVQLIKYFSWQTIFYSFAFLGPIWTVIWLLFGKDRPELDPKISKSELDYIKSDQGSNPGASQGVSLSNNDIFKNKSVWGATIAYFCYNYVFYLLLTWLPTYLVLGRGFTLVKSGYFTMIPYIVAIFTYPLGGVLADLASKKYGQNVGRKMFPIIGLVVGGCALFVGAQASSAGMAIVLIAASMGFLTLTQGGFFSMPIIFAPRNAGKIVGLYGFIGTFAGISAPLLTGLVVDSYGYNYALFLGAGMALLGAVFLLTICKVKPIEPQI; encoded by the coding sequence ATGGAACAAAAGATCGGCAATAAACGCTGGCTCGTCATCGCTTTACTTGTTATATGTTATACATTTATGTATTTTGGTCGTTCTGCAGTGTCAATCGCGGGTCCAGCAATGATGGAAAGCAATAACTGGAATGCGACACAGTTTGGTTTGGTATCAACTGCATTTTTTATAGGTTATGCAATGACGATGCTACCGGCTGGTGCGCTAGCTGATCGATTTGGTGCGACTAAGGTCATTGTGGCCGGAACATTATTTTGGTCGATATTTACATTTTTCAGCCCCTTTGGTGGTACGATAGGTGCTTTTATGTTCATCCGTGTCTTAGTTGGAATGGGTCAAGGAGTTACGTTACCATCAGCTTCTTCGCTGGTATCGAAATGGGTGCCCAAAAAAGAAGCCGGTTTAGCACAGGGATTGACACTGGTTGGTGTTCCTTTGGGAACGGCTTTAACGATGCTTGTCGGAGTTCAACTGATCAAGTACTTCAGCTGGCAAACAATTTTTTATTCATTTGCATTTCTAGGACCCATCTGGACGGTGATATGGCTGTTATTCGGTAAAGACAGGCCTGAATTAGATCCCAAGATCAGCAAGTCTGAATTGGATTATATCAAATCTGATCAGGGATCTAATCCTGGGGCCAGTCAAGGGGTGAGTTTATCTAATAATGATATTTTCAAGAACAAATCGGTGTGGGGTGCAACAATAGCTTACTTTTGCTACAACTATGTTTTTTACCTGCTTCTAACCTGGCTACCGACATATTTAGTACTGGGTCGTGGCTTTACTTTAGTGAAAAGTGGGTACTTTACCATGATTCCCTATATCGTTGCAATTTTCACGTACCCTTTGGGTGGTGTATTAGCTGACCTTGCTTCGAAAAAATACGGACAAAATGTTGGTCGGAAGATGTTTCCGATAATAGGTTTAGTTGTTGGTGGATGCGCTCTGTTTGTTGGGGCTCAGGCAAGCAGTGCAGGTATGGCCATCGTTTTAATCGCCGCGTCTATGGGTTTCCTAACCCTAACTCAGGGAGGTTTTTTCTCAATGCCGATTATCTTTGCTCCAAGAAATGCAGGCAAAATTGTTGGTTTATATGGGTTTATCGGCACATTTGCCGGAATTTCAGCACCACTTCTTACAGGTCTTGTTGTAGACTCCTACGGATATAATTACGCATTGTTTTTAGGAGCGGGGATGGCTTTGCTTGGAGCAGTATTCTTGTTGACCATCTGTAAGGTTAAGCCCATTGAACCCCAAATTTAA
- a CDS encoding FAD-dependent oxidoreductase — translation MSDEGFQVIIIGAGPAGSAAAYRLAKAGREVLLVDRGKTPGAKNMTGGRIYTHALEKLMPGKWADAPLEREITREIMMMMSKGDSFSIDSLFPSVSQSYSVLRAEFDEWLAAKVEEAGAMVISGSTVDGLLLRDGKVVGIKTGDEELEADLVISGEGVNPIVAERAGLIKPVNVKDIAVGVKYVYQLSEETINERFNTVSGKGAALLAVGECNKGIFGGAFIYTNKESISLGLVVDANSWKNSKISLADAAEELKQFPALARYIEGGKLIEYSAHLIPEGGCRALSELCADGFLLTGDAAGLCINRGFTVRGMDYAILSGIAAAEMANEAIDAGNYTKSFLNSYQNKLQQTVLKDFETLKNSHDYLAHTRHMFTTYPALATGLMKNLYDVDGNPAKSVMGLMKKTTSGKLSYFDVLKDIVKGGRSL, via the coding sequence TTGTCTGACGAGGGGTTTCAAGTCATTATAATTGGTGCAGGACCAGCAGGATCCGCAGCAGCTTATCGTCTGGCGAAGGCTGGTCGGGAGGTCTTGCTCGTTGATCGGGGCAAAACGCCGGGAGCAAAGAATATGACCGGCGGCCGGATTTATACTCATGCTTTGGAAAAGTTGATGCCCGGGAAATGGGCAGATGCACCACTTGAACGAGAAATAACACGGGAAATAATGATGATGATGTCGAAGGGAGACAGCTTTTCCATTGACTCATTGTTTCCGTCAGTGAGCCAATCATACTCGGTATTAAGAGCTGAATTTGATGAGTGGTTAGCGGCGAAGGTGGAAGAAGCCGGAGCAATGGTGATATCAGGCAGTACTGTTGATGGACTGCTCCTTAGGGATGGAAAAGTAGTAGGCATTAAAACAGGAGATGAGGAACTCGAGGCTGATTTAGTCATCAGTGGAGAAGGGGTAAACCCTATCGTCGCTGAGCGCGCCGGGCTGATTAAGCCAGTAAATGTAAAGGATATCGCTGTCGGGGTAAAATACGTCTATCAATTATCCGAGGAGACAATCAACGAACGGTTTAATACTGTGAGTGGAAAAGGTGCAGCGTTGTTAGCTGTTGGGGAGTGTAACAAGGGTATTTTTGGCGGAGCCTTTATTTACACAAATAAAGAAAGCATCTCACTTGGTCTTGTTGTTGACGCTAACAGTTGGAAAAATTCGAAAATATCCTTAGCTGATGCTGCTGAAGAGCTTAAACAGTTTCCCGCTTTAGCGCGGTATATCGAAGGAGGGAAGTTAATCGAATATTCTGCTCACCTCATTCCTGAAGGAGGATGTCGAGCTTTGTCTGAATTGTGTGCTGACGGTTTTCTCTTGACCGGGGATGCAGCAGGACTCTGTATCAATAGAGGATTTACGGTTCGGGGCATGGATTATGCGATTTTATCCGGAATAGCTGCAGCTGAAATGGCAAATGAGGCAATAGATGCTGGTAATTACACCAAGAGCTTTCTGAACAGCTATCAAAACAAACTCCAGCAAACGGTGTTGAAGGATTTTGAAACTCTTAAGAATTCACATGACTACCTTGCACATACACGGCACATGTTTACAACCTATCCGGCACTGGCAACGGGTTTAATGAAGAATTTGTATGATGTAGACGGGAATCCCGCTAAATCCGTAATGGGGTTAATGAAAAAAACAACCTCCGGGAAGCTCTCTTATTTCGATGTCCTTAAAGACATTGTGAAAGGGGGTAGATCATTATGA
- a CDS encoding acyl-CoA dehydrogenase family protein has product MGHILNEEQLGLVELARNFANKVVKPHVKEFDESGEFPLELLKQAFDMGLHMLEIPEEFGGAGLSNVTNAVVFEELAKVDAGFAISLVTTFVPLRSVLLCGNDQQKQLFADIISPGAFAGFCLTEPNSGSDVGSIRGTAVKDGDEYIINASKTFVTNGEFASVYVVFVSTDKSKGSKGLSAFIVERDRPGIMVGKHEDKMGLRLSNTCDVAFTNVRVPASALIGNEGDGFKISMATLNISRAFVGTLAVGIMQSAIDECVKYTKERKQFGRPIADFQAVQMILADMEIQCEAARQLVNHAMVLMDAHDPCLREGSITKTFCGDAVVKVTTDAVQLFGGYGVSKDYPVEKLMRDSKVFQIFEGTNQIQRITIARDMLK; this is encoded by the coding sequence ATGGGACATATTCTTAATGAAGAACAATTGGGGTTAGTCGAATTGGCAAGAAATTTTGCTAATAAAGTTGTCAAGCCACACGTTAAAGAGTTTGATGAAAGCGGAGAATTCCCTTTAGAACTACTAAAACAGGCATTTGATATGGGTCTACACATGTTGGAGATTCCTGAGGAATTTGGCGGTGCAGGATTAAGTAATGTAACAAATGCAGTAGTATTTGAAGAATTAGCTAAGGTCGATGCAGGTTTCGCTATTTCCCTGGTTACAACCTTTGTGCCATTAAGGTCTGTTCTCCTATGTGGAAATGATCAACAGAAGCAATTATTCGCTGATATTATTTCCCCGGGGGCATTTGCCGGATTCTGTTTAACAGAACCTAATTCGGGATCAGATGTTGGCTCAATCCGTGGTACTGCTGTTAAAGATGGCGACGAGTATATTATCAATGCAAGCAAAACTTTCGTTACAAATGGTGAATTTGCCAGCGTATACGTTGTATTCGTTTCTACAGACAAGAGCAAAGGGTCAAAAGGATTATCGGCGTTTATCGTCGAAAGAGACCGCCCTGGAATCATGGTAGGTAAACACGAAGACAAAATGGGTCTCAGATTATCTAATACTTGCGATGTAGCCTTTACCAATGTAAGAGTACCTGCTAGTGCATTGATAGGTAACGAAGGTGATGGCTTTAAAATTTCCATGGCTACCTTAAACATTTCTCGTGCCTTCGTGGGCACTTTAGCAGTAGGGATTATGCAGTCCGCGATTGATGAATGTGTCAAGTATACGAAGGAAAGAAAACAATTTGGCAGACCGATTGCTGACTTTCAAGCAGTGCAAATGATCTTGGCTGATATGGAAATCCAATGTGAGGCCGCTCGTCAATTAGTCAATCATGCCATGGTGTTGATGGATGCTCATGATCCTTGTCTTCGAGAAGGATCGATTACAAAAACCTTCTGTGGTGATGCTGTAGTGAAAGTAACTACTGATGCGGTACAGCTTTTTGGCGGTTACGGCGTAAGTAAAGATTATCCTGTTGAAAAACTTATGAGGGATTCAAAGGTGTTCCAGATTTTTGAAGGAACCAATCAAATACAACGTATCACAATTGCAAGAGATATGTTGAAGTAG
- a CDS encoding CaiB/BaiF CoA transferase family protein: MKGLEGIKVVELASFIAAPASPRLLSELGAEIIKIEPFTGDEQRTQGPGYGMLRDDIEDPAFDMGGLKKNWLSINLKNPKGLEFTYKLIESADIVVTNFRDKALVKLGLDYETIHKKFPHVVYAQMRGYGERGPERDSRGYDATAYSARGGILMSFPQLGESPVNVPAAFGDWNASAFLTAGILAALVKKQMTGEGDRVVVNLYHVACWGMQHAIVSRQSGALYPRSRKFVPTPSNNCYQSKDGVWFLLCHAAYNKFYDEMAKVFEIEELIGNVDYNTLEKLTANKTNVYVIELFEKAFAKKTFAEWEEIFKQYDIPFQKAFTVDDILNDEEAYANDILRRVKYDSYGDRVIPTSPIRMSSVGDPELWTSKPIGYDTREYLQKYGYSEEEINHLIANGAVKAYNGENLEFDKLEKTSAKEPID; the protein is encoded by the coding sequence TTGAAAGGTTTAGAAGGAATCAAGGTTGTCGAGTTAGCTTCTTTTATTGCAGCACCGGCAAGTCCAAGACTTCTCAGTGAATTAGGAGCGGAGATCATTAAGATCGAACCCTTTACCGGAGACGAACAACGCACCCAAGGCCCCGGTTACGGAATGCTGCGTGATGATATCGAAGACCCAGCATTTGATATGGGAGGGCTTAAAAAGAACTGGCTGAGTATCAACCTTAAAAATCCGAAGGGTTTAGAATTTACTTATAAACTCATAGAATCCGCGGATATCGTTGTTACGAACTTTCGAGATAAAGCTTTAGTTAAACTTGGTCTTGATTATGAGACAATTCACAAGAAATTCCCCCATGTCGTTTATGCACAAATGAGAGGCTATGGAGAAAGAGGACCGGAAAGGGATTCAAGGGGATATGACGCTACAGCTTATTCTGCCCGAGGTGGTATATTGATGTCCTTCCCGCAGCTTGGGGAGAGTCCTGTTAACGTCCCTGCAGCTTTTGGTGACTGGAATGCCAGTGCCTTTTTAACTGCCGGCATTTTAGCGGCATTGGTGAAAAAGCAGATGACCGGAGAAGGAGATAGAGTTGTAGTTAATCTCTATCATGTAGCTTGTTGGGGGATGCAGCATGCAATTGTCTCCCGACAGTCCGGAGCCCTATATCCGAGATCAAGGAAATTCGTACCTACTCCATCAAATAATTGCTATCAATCTAAAGATGGGGTATGGTTCCTGCTCTGCCATGCGGCTTATAACAAATTCTATGATGAAATGGCTAAAGTATTTGAAATTGAAGAACTCATCGGCAATGTGGACTATAACACTTTGGAAAAACTTACTGCCAATAAGACTAATGTATACGTTATTGAACTTTTTGAAAAGGCGTTTGCGAAGAAGACCTTTGCTGAGTGGGAAGAAATATTCAAACAATACGATATTCCTTTTCAAAAGGCTTTTACCGTCGATGATATCCTTAACGATGAAGAAGCCTATGCCAATGACATCCTAAGACGTGTGAAATATGACTCCTATGGTGACCGAGTTATTCCGACAAGTCCTATCAGAATGAGTAGTGTTGGTGATCCAGAGCTTTGGACATCTAAACCTATCGGCTATGATACACGTGAGTATCTTCAGAAATATGGCTATTCTGAAGAAGAAATCAATCATTTGATTGCAAATGGTGCGGTTAAAGCGTATAACGGTGAGAATCTAGAATTTGATAAATTAGAAAAAACATCTGCAAAAGAACCCATCGACTAA
- a CDS encoding electron transfer flavoprotein subunit alpha/FixB family protein, whose translation MSDYKNIWVFIETAKGEAKNVGLELLNEGKRLAQVKQEKVVAVIIGNNNEAAAQVAIAYGADQVISIEGEEYLDFNADGYTNVMVQLVEKYLPSTILVGATNNGRDVASRTATRLRTGLTADCTGLDINEDGLVAWTRPAFGGNLMATILCPATKPQIGTIRPGVFKKAEPDASRTVEIIKEEIKTPVEMIRTKIVDTIKAVGDLGVKLEEAEVIVSGGRGLEKPENFALLQELADVLGGTVGASRVAVDAGWVPVQKQVGQTGKTVGPKIYIAVGISGAVQHLVGMSSSDTIIAINMDPDAPIFDIADYGLVGDLFEIIPVLIEEFKKLKAS comes from the coding sequence ATGAGTGACTATAAAAATATTTGGGTTTTTATTGAAACAGCGAAGGGCGAAGCAAAAAATGTCGGTTTAGAGCTTCTAAATGAGGGGAAAAGACTCGCTCAAGTGAAACAGGAAAAAGTCGTTGCAGTCATAATTGGCAATAATAACGAGGCTGCTGCCCAAGTTGCCATCGCTTATGGAGCGGATCAGGTTATCAGTATCGAAGGCGAAGAATATCTAGACTTTAACGCCGATGGGTATACAAATGTCATGGTACAGTTGGTCGAGAAGTATCTTCCGTCAACGATCTTAGTAGGTGCCACTAATAATGGAAGGGACGTAGCATCAAGAACGGCCACTCGTTTACGGACAGGTCTAACGGCCGATTGCACAGGCTTAGACATTAATGAGGATGGGCTTGTTGCGTGGACCAGACCAGCCTTCGGTGGAAATCTTATGGCTACCATTTTGTGCCCTGCAACCAAACCGCAGATAGGAACGATTAGACCAGGCGTCTTTAAAAAGGCTGAACCTGATGCGTCTCGTACAGTAGAAATCATTAAAGAGGAAATCAAAACGCCGGTAGAAATGATCAGAACGAAAATTGTGGACACGATCAAAGCAGTTGGAGACTTAGGCGTCAAACTTGAAGAAGCAGAAGTCATCGTTTCTGGGGGGAGAGGATTAGAAAAACCGGAAAATTTTGCACTCCTTCAAGAACTGGCGGATGTCCTTGGGGGAACTGTGGGTGCTTCGAGAGTTGCTGTCGATGCGGGCTGGGTTCCGGTTCAAAAACAGGTCGGTCAAACGGGTAAAACGGTTGGGCCTAAAATTTATATTGCCGTTGGGATCTCGGGGGCAGTTCAACATTTGGTGGGAATGTCTTCATCAGATACTATCATCGCAATCAACATGGATCCGGATGCACCGATCTTTGACATAGCGGATTATGGTCTCGTTGGAGATTTATTTGAAATCATACCCGTTCTGATCGAGGAATTTAAGAAGCTTAAAGCAAGTTGA
- a CDS encoding MFS transporter, with protein sequence MKPKIGNKRWLIIGLFLLCYLVLYMDRSNISISGPAMMKEFDWSATQFGLVLTSFFIGYACTMIMGGWLADRFGGGKVIIFGALWWSIFVFLTPFGTSLGLMVIIRILMGMGEGVALPAISSMVARWVPKREAGLAQGLCLVGVPLGITLTMPLAARIIEYHSWQMVFWTFAFIAPVWILIWLKFGKEKPEDHPSISKEELAYIKSGQGGKEEMPDQSLDLTPKDIFTTRSVWTGALSFFCTNYLFYLFMTWLPTYFMRGLGLQLGQSALFAMMPYIVAVFTYPIGGYLADKAAGKFGDNIGRKIFPVIGMVSAGVLLILGSQAANAFNAMVLISASNGLLCLTMGGYYSMPMVFSRKNAGKITGLWSTFATIGGVTAPLLTGVIVDAYGYNFALYLGALISIVGSLILLLFVRVKEITPKCV encoded by the coding sequence ATGAAACCTAAGATTGGTAATAAACGTTGGTTGATCATAGGTCTATTTCTGCTGTGTTATTTAGTTTTGTATATGGATAGATCTAATATATCTATTTCAGGCCCGGCCATGATGAAAGAATTTGACTGGAGTGCAACTCAATTTGGTTTGGTGTTGACATCATTTTTTATAGGTTATGCATGTACGATGATCATGGGTGGTTGGTTAGCTGATCGTTTTGGTGGCGGTAAGGTCATTATTTTTGGAGCATTATGGTGGTCAATATTCGTATTTTTGACCCCCTTTGGTACCTCCCTGGGCCTGATGGTGATAATACGCATACTGATGGGTATGGGTGAAGGGGTGGCTTTACCGGCTATTTCATCTATGGTTGCCAGATGGGTACCTAAAAGGGAAGCCGGGTTGGCTCAGGGACTTTGTCTTGTCGGGGTTCCCCTGGGCATTACACTCACTATGCCGCTTGCAGCTCGGATTATAGAGTATCATAGTTGGCAAATGGTATTTTGGACATTTGCATTTATTGCCCCGGTTTGGATTTTGATTTGGTTAAAGTTTGGTAAGGAGAAACCGGAGGATCATCCTTCTATTAGTAAAGAAGAGCTTGCCTATATCAAATCAGGTCAAGGCGGTAAGGAGGAAATGCCGGATCAATCTTTAGACTTGACTCCCAAGGATATTTTTACGACCCGGTCGGTCTGGACAGGTGCCTTATCTTTTTTCTGTACCAACTATCTTTTCTACTTATTCATGACATGGTTACCCACTTACTTTATGAGGGGGCTTGGCCTCCAATTGGGGCAAAGCGCTCTATTTGCTATGATGCCCTATATTGTGGCTGTGTTCACATATCCGATCGGCGGTTATTTAGCGGATAAGGCTGCAGGCAAATTTGGAGATAACATCGGACGTAAGATATTCCCGGTTATCGGCATGGTTTCAGCCGGAGTCTTGCTAATATTGGGATCTCAAGCAGCGAATGCATTTAATGCTATGGTATTAATATCTGCTTCGAATGGCCTTTTATGCCTTACTATGGGTGGATACTACTCTATGCCGATGGTCTTTTCTCGAAAAAATGCTGGAAAAATAACTGGTCTATGGTCCACTTTTGCCACAATAGGCGGAGTGACGGCTCCCCTTCTTACCGGGGTAATCGTGGACGCTTATGGATATAATTTTGCCTTGTATCTAGGTGCTTTGATATCCATCGTAGGCTCTCTGATATTATTGTTGTTTGTTAGGGTTAAGGAAATTACACCTAAATGTGTATGA
- a CDS encoding electron transfer flavoprotein subunit beta/FixA family protein, translated as MEILVCVKQVPDTAEIKIDPETNTLIRAGVPSIVNPFDKNALEAAVQLKEAHGGTVTVVTMGPEQAKEALKECVSVGADRAVLVSDRAFGGSDTYATSYILSQAIKKLGNFDLILCGKQAIDGDTAQVGPAIAEHLGLAQMTYAAKIQVNGKKISINRETDEGYEVIEASLPVVCTVVKSINEPRFATIKSKMAANKAKIEKLTTAELSDLDPTKIGLKGSPTRVKKTFVPVKRESGVKIKEETDRDTALKLIEKLVEAKLV; from the coding sequence ATGGAGATTTTAGTTTGTGTTAAGCAAGTTCCGGATACGGCTGAGATTAAAATAGATCCGGAAACCAATACCTTAATCAGGGCCGGGGTACCGAGCATCGTGAATCCCTTTGACAAAAATGCCTTGGAAGCTGCAGTCCAGCTCAAAGAGGCACATGGGGGAACTGTTACTGTGGTAACCATGGGTCCCGAACAAGCGAAAGAAGCCTTAAAGGAATGTGTATCAGTAGGGGCGGATAGAGCAGTATTAGTAAGTGATCGCGCTTTTGGTGGTTCAGATACCTATGCTACCAGCTACATCTTGTCCCAAGCCATTAAGAAACTGGGGAATTTCGATTTGATCCTCTGTGGAAAGCAAGCTATTGACGGAGACACGGCTCAAGTAGGGCCGGCCATAGCTGAACATCTGGGACTTGCGCAAATGACCTATGCCGCCAAGATCCAGGTCAATGGCAAGAAGATCTCTATTAACCGGGAGACAGATGAAGGATATGAAGTTATTGAAGCAAGTCTTCCTGTAGTTTGTACAGTTGTTAAATCCATCAACGAGCCCAGATTTGCAACGATTAAGAGCAAAATGGCTGCAAATAAGGCCAAAATCGAAAAATTGACAACTGCAGAGCTTTCCGATCTTGATCCAACGAAAATTGGTTTAAAAGGCTCACCGACTCGAGTAAAGAAAACCTTCGTGCCCGTTAAGCGAGAGTCAGGAGTGAAGATCAAGGAAGAAACAGACAGAGATACTGCGCTTAAGTTAATCGAAAAGCTAGTCGAGGCTAAACTGGTCTAA